Part of the bacterium genome, CAGGGACCCTCTCCCGCTTGTTAGCCCCGCGAAGGCCGCGATCCACGCACAAGCATCTTCAGTGGGGACCTTCGATGGGAGGAGTGCAGGCGTCAAAACTGAAGTCTCAAATGACGTGACAGACGCGACGACCGTTCCAACGCCACCCCGTCGGCCCCCCGATACCGCGGTGCTCCTACGGCTCTCCCAGGGCAAGGGCGAATTGACCGGGGCCGTACGCGCCCTCGATGCGGCAAACGCGGATCTTCAGTCAAAACTCGCATCGATGAAGACGAACCTGGCACAGCAATTCGAACTCTGTCTCAACGGGTCGCTGGGTTTTTGGATATCCTTGGGGCTGCTCGCGGGATGGTCGCGGCACAACCGGGTGGCGGCCGCCGGTCCCTAGGCGGCACTTCCCTTGACACCCCCGGAGGGCCGGTGTTACGCTACTTATGAAAGTGATAATTACTCTCAACCGCCCGCGGCCAGGACGCCCACGGCCCAGTTCCCAGTGCAAGGCTTTCTGCACCCGCCCGGTGTGAGGAGGAGCCCGTGTTTGCCCGAAAGTCGGCCGTCAGCAAGGAAGCGGTGATGGACGTCCTTCGCGACGTCATGGACCCGGAGCTCCACCGCAGCATCGTGGAGCTCAATATGGTCAAAGACATCGTAGTCCACGACGGGACGGTCCGGGTCGACGCGCTGCTCACGATCAGCGGGTGCCCGCTGCGGGAGACGATCATCGAGTCCATCAAGACCAAGGTTCAGACGCTACCCGGCGTGGCGCAGGTGGATGTGCATCTCGGGGTGATGACCCAGGAGCAGCGCCAGGCGCTGATCGGCCAGCTGCGGCCCGGGCCGCAGAAGCAGTCTCCCTTGCTGTCGCCGACCTCCACGACGCGCATCCTCGTCATCGCCAGCGGAAAGGGTGGGGTCGGCAAGTCTACGGTGACCACGAATCTGGCGGCGGCGCTTGCGCGGCGAAAGCGGATTGTGGGCATCGCCGACGCCGACGTCTACGGCTACAGCATCCCGCACATGCTGGGGGTCAAGGGGCGGCCGACGGTCATCGACCAGATGATCATCCCGCTGGAACGCGAGGGCATTCGCGTCATGTCGATGGGCTTCATGGTCGACGAGAACGAGGCGGTGATCTGGCGTGGGCCGATGCTCCACAAGGCCGTGACCACGTTCCTGAGCGAGGTGTACTGGAGTGACACGCAGGACCTGCTGATCGATCTTCCGCCGGGCACCGGCGATGTCTCGTTGACCATCGCGCAGACGTTGCCGAGGGCCGAGATGCTGATCGTGACCACCCCGCAGCCGGCGGCGGCGAACGTCGCGTACCGGGCGGCCCGCATGGCGGAAAAGGTCAACATGCCGGTCGTCGGGGTGGTCGAGAACATGTCCTACTACCTGAGCGCTCCCGGCGCCGAGCCGTCGTACATCTTTGGGCAGGGCGGGGGCGCGCGGCTCGCGGAGATGATCGGCGCTCCGCTGCTGGGATTGATCCCCCTCGACCCGGCGATCCGCGAGGGAGGCGACCGTGGGCAGCCGGTGGTGCTCACCGACCCCGACGCGCCGTCGGCGCAGGTGTTCGTGCAGATCGCGGATGCGCTCCTCAGAGGGCACGCGTAACCCCGCATTTTGGACGCCGTGAGTACGATGACCCCGGCCCCAGTGAACGGCGAGATCGAGAACTTCGTGCGGCCCCAGACGTTTCCGTTGGGCGGCGGCGGCGCAGTGTCCGAATCGCCGCAGGGCTCCCCGGGAGAAGCGGGGAAGTTAGTAGGCCGTAGAGAGTGACACGATAGAATCGGGTGAACCGCGAGGATGGCGCCTCACGAGGGCGCAGAAGATCCGCGCGGAACGCCCGGCCTCAAGCGGGGGTGAGAAGGGCGTGGCAAAACGGATCAACGACATGACGATCAGGCTCGGAGGCGAAGCGGGGCAGGGCGTGGAGTCCGGCGGCGCGGGTTTCGCGCAGGCGCTCAGCCACGGGGGGCTCTGGCTCCATACCTACACCGAGTATATGTCCCGGATCCGCGGCGGGCTCAACTTCTTCCAGATCCGGGTCGCCGATCACCCATTGTGGGCCCACACCGAGGGTGTCCATGTCCTGCTCGCGTTCAGCCCCGAGGCGGTGACCAACTACGGGCCGCACATCGTGGAGGGCGGCGCGCTGATGTTCGACGATACCCTGAAGTTCGACCACGACGCCGTGACCCGCCGCAACGTGCAACTGTTCAGCATGCCGCTCACGAAGATCGCTCAAGACCTCGGCGGCAACAAGATCATGGCCAATACCTGCGGTCTGGGGGCGCTCGCCGGGATTATCGAATACCCCTTCGAGTTCGTGGCGGACGTGATCAGGCGGAACTTCATGCGCAAGGGTGATGCGGTCGTCCAGGGCAACCTCAAAGTCGCCGAGGAAGGGTACAAGGTGGGCCGGGACAAGTACGCCGGGTCGTTCGACTGGAAGGTCTCGCCGCTGGGGGAGCGCCCCGACCGGATGCTGCTCAACGGGAACCAGGCCATCGGGATGGGGGCGGTCGCTGCGGGCTGCCGGTTCATGTCGGGGTATCCGATGACTCCGGCGAGCTCAATCCTCGAGTACATCGCGAGCCACGCCAAGAAGTTCGACATCGTCGTCAAGCAGACCGAGGACGAGATCGCCGCCATCTTGTTCGCGATCGGCGCCGGCAATGCGGGCGCGCGCGCGCTGACGGCCACGAGCGGGGGCGGGTTCTCGCTCATGGTGGAGGCGCTCGGGCTGGCCGGCATGGCCGAGGTTCCGGTGGTGATCGTGGAGGCGCAGCGGCCCGGCCCGTCGACCGGGATGCCGACGAAGACCGAGCAGGGAGATCTGCTGTTTGCCCTGTTCGCGAGTCAGGGCGAGTTTCCGCGGATCGTCCTGGCCCCGGGCACCCAGGAGGAGTGCTTCCACACCGCCGTGCGGGCATTCAACCTGGCGGAGAAGTGGCAGTGTCCGGTGATCGTGATGACCGAGTTCTACCTCACCACGATGATGCGGACGCTGATGCCCACCGAGTTTCCGATCGAGCGCGTGCAGATCGATCGAGGGGAGCTGCTCACCGCTGAGCAACTGGACCGCCTCGGCGAACCCTACTTGAGATACCGCGATACGCCGAGCGGCATCTCGCCCCGCGCGCTCCCCGGCCATCCGAAAGCGGTGCATCAGGCGTGCAGCGACGAGCACGACGAGTACGGCCATTTTGAGGACGAGGATCCGGCGAACCGGCTGAAGATGGCCGGGAAACGGTGGCGGAAGTTCCAGAACATCGTCGAGGATCTCCACGAACCGACGCTCTACGGGCCCGAAGGGGCCGGGATCACCCTGATGGGGTGGGGGAGCACCTACGGGGCGATGCGGGAGGCCGTCGATCTGCTGAACGCCAGCGGAACGCGAACCAACCTCCTGCACTTCGTCGACATCTGGCCGTTCCCGGAGGCGAAGGCGACCCCGCTGATCGAGGCGGCGCGCCAGCTCGTGGCCGTGGAAGGCAACCAAAGCGGCCAGTTCGCCCACCTGGTGCGGGCGATGACCGGCCGCCGGGCCGATCGCATGATCCTGAGGTGGGACGGCCGGCCGCTCAGCCCCGAGTACATCATCGAGAAGCTGGAGGAGGCCAAAGTTCATGCTTGATGTCAAGACCTTCAACAACCCGATCAAGGTCACGTGGTGCCCGGGGTGCGGGGACTACGGGATCCTGAACGCCGTTAAGAGCGCGCTGGCGCAGCTCGAGATCCACCCGCACGAGGTGATGTTCTTCTCGGGCATCGGCTGCGGGAGCAAGCTGCCGGACTACATGAACGCGAACGCGTTCACGACGATCCACGGTCGGGCCCTCCCGGTCGCCATGGGCACCAAGCTCGCGAACCACGACCTGAACGTGATCTGCATCACCGGCGACGGGGACGGGTACGGCATCGGGGGGAATCACTTCCTCAACATCATGCGGCGGAACCCCGACATCGTCCATATCGCCGAGAACAACATGGTCTACGGCCTGACCAAAGGGCAGTACGCGCCCACGAGCGAGCGGGGGTTCATCACCAGCACCACGCCCGAGGGGAGCATCGAGATCGCGTTCAACCCGCTCACGACCGCGATCAACGGCGGCGCGTTGTTCGTGGCGCGCGGGTTCTCAGGCGATCCCAAGCACCTGGCCAAGCTGATCATGGCGGCGATCCAGCACAAGGGGTACGCGCTCGTCGACGTGCTCCAGCCGTGCGTGATCTACAACAAGATCAACACCTATGACTATTATCGAGAGCGCGTGTACAAGCTCGAGGAGGCGGGGCATAACCCCGCAGACCGGGACGCCGCCTGGCACAAGGCGCAGGAGTGGGGGGAGAAGATCCCGATCGGGATCCTCTACCAGGTCGAGGGCCAGCCAACCTACGAGGAACAGGTCTCGGAGCTCAAAGCCGGGCCTATCGCCAAGCGGACCCTCCAGCCGCTCACTCGTGCGCAGGCGGACGCGCTCCGGCGGGAGTTCTTCTAATAAAGCGGGTGGATCCCGCCTCCGCATCCGGCGGCTGATGTGATGCGGGCGCTCGCCGCCACCCTGGGCGTGCTCGCCGGGATGTGGTGGTTGGGGATCGGTGCGGTCGCCGCGCCGCCGTCCTCGGCCCCCGCGAGCGTGAACGCCGACGACGTGCGGATCGACAACAGCGGGACCACGCTTGTGGCCACCGGGCACGTGGCCGTCGTCTACGGGACCCTCCGCGTCGCGAGCGACGCCCTGCGGATCTACCGGCCGAAGGGCACCGCGACGTTTACCGGGCACGTCGCCGTCACCGACGAGAGGGGACGGGCTTCGGCGCAGGTGGCGATGATCACGGTGGTCAACGAGTCACGGGTGACCGAGATCGTGCTCACCGGCGGCGCCTCGGTTGAGACCCGCTCGTACGCGCTCCTGGCCGACCGCATTGTCGCCGACCGGCAGCACAACCGTCTGACCGCCGCCGGGCACGCGACCGCGTTCTCCCAGCCGGACCTGATCGTCACCGGCGCGCTGATCACCTATGAGGACGACCCGCAGCACGCGGTCGTTCGCGGGGAGGGCGCGACCCCGGCGACGATCCAGAACCGGGACGGGCGGATCCGGGGAACCCGGATCGATGTGTCTAGGAAGAGCGGGCAGGCGCTGGTGACCGGCCCCGTCGACGCGGAGATCTACGATGCCTCGGTGACAGGGGCGGACGCGACGATCGACCTCGCCCGGGCCACAGCGGTGTTTACCGGCCACGTCACCGTCTCCCGCCAGCAGGGACGGCTGCTCGCCGACCGGTTGACGGTGTATTACCGGGTGAAGCGATTCGTCGCCGAGGGCGCGACCCGCATGACCTTCAGCGATCGAGACGATTCCTCGTCCCCATAGGATGGGGCTGGTCACCCGCTGGTTGGCGGCGGTTGCGGCCGCCGTCGTCGTCTTTGAAGGGCTCGATGCGCTTGCCGCCATGGGCGGCGGCGTGGCGTGGGTGACCCTTGCGTCTCCCGTCGTCGCCGGTGCGATGGCGGCTTGGTGGGCAGGCGGGGGCGCGGCCCCCCGGCTCTTGGCCTCGGCGGCTACGGCGTGGGCGCGCATCGGCACGGACCGGACCATCGGCCTCATGCACGGCGTGCGTCATTCGCTCGAGGTGGAGGTCGTCGTGGCCGCGGTCTTCGGGGTACCGTGGATGGGGATGGCGCTCGCCGGGGGGATCGCGGTCCTGCTCGTCCTCCGCAGACGCCGCTACGGCAGTTCGCCGCGCGTGACGTAGTTGTACACGGTGCGATCCTTGTAGGCGAGGGCAAACTGCACCGCCGCGTCGCGTGTGCGGCCGGTCCGGCTGTAGGCGGTCCCCAGCAAGTACCGGATCGCACTGTTGCCGGGATCGAGCCGCACGCTGCTCTCCCATTGCGCGATCGTGTTCTTGGCGTCCTCGCGGTCCGCGTAGACATACCCGAGATATCCGTGGTTCATGGCGTTGCGCGGATCCTGCCGCGTGATCTCCAGAAACTCTTGCAACGCCGTGTGGTGATCGCGTTCGACGAACCACGATGCGAACCCCAACTCGTAGCGAGCCAAGAGGTTGCCCGGATCCCGCTTGACGTTCGCCGCGGCCCCACCCATGATCTGGCGGGAGAAGGCTTCCCGGCGGGTGTCGCCGCCGATCATCCGGTCAATCTGCTTCAGTGTGTGCCACCAATCGATCAGCAGCCCTTCATGCGCATAGACCATCGCCAGCCGGAGCGCGGCCTCCGGGTCCGGTTTCGCGGCCAGCTGCGCCTTGAGGCCGGGGATCAGCGGCCGCCAGCTCTCCCCCGCGCGCTGGGCGCCGGCCGGCGTGAGCGGCAGCGTGAGCAGCGCAAAGACGCCCGCGACGATGGCCGCCACGACGCGTGTCATCGTGGACCTCCTCGGAACGCGATGCCTTCGTTACTCCGGGGCCGACAGGACCGGGATGATCAGGTTGACCAGGTCCGGGTCGAACTGCCGCCCCCCCTCGAGCTGCACGTCCGCGATCGCCTCATCGACGGTCCACGGCTTTCGGTACGGGCGGCGCTCGGTCATCGCATCGCAGCCATCGGCGATGGCTAGGATCCGGGCCTCCAGCGGGATCTGGCCTCCCGCCAGACCCTCCGGATACCCCGTCCCGTCCCAGCGTTCGTGGTGGGCGGCCACGATCGCGACGACAGCATCGTCGACCGCGAGGGCGCGCAGGAACGCCACGCCGTCGGTGACGTGCCGGACGAGGATCGCGTGCTCGTCCGGGGTGAGCGGACCGGGTTTACGCAGCAGGGACCGCGGGATCACGAGTTTCCCGACGTCGTGTACCAGCGCCGCCTGGGCGAGGGCCGCCAGCCGGGCAGGGTCGAGCGCGACCATCTGGCCGAGCTCGAGGCTCCACCGGCCCACCCGGCTGAGGTGTTCTTCCAGCTCGATCCCTTCGGAGTGCAGCAGCCGAACCAACTGCTGCGCGCCCTCGGGGAGGCTCCAGAGCGCCGTCATCAGCTCCACGGGGAGGGCGGGGCCGGCCGAGCGGGCGTGCAGCTTTTGCTCGAATGCGCCCGCCGCCGCCGTCTCGACGAGCGCGGTCGCGTCCGCCCCGTCGCTGGGCGCGAGCGCCCACCCGGCCGCGAGCCGGACCGGGTAGGGGAAGTTCGTGGCGCGCGCGACCGCGGCGCGAATCCGCTCGACGACGGCGGCCGCGCCGGCTTCGCCGAGACCCGGGGCCAGAATCGCGAACTCGTCTCCTTCCAACCGGGCGACGACGTCGTGGGCGCGCGTCGTGTCCCTGAGGATCTGCGCGATCTGGACGAGGATCCGGTCGCTGACACGCCGTCCCGCTCGCACGGTGACCTCGCGGAAGCCCTGAAGGGCGAGGTAGACGAGGGCGAAGGTGCCGTCTGCGCGCTCCGCCTGCGACAATTCCTCCGCAAGCCGCCAGTCGAGCAGCCGCCGGTTGGCGAGGCCGGTCAACGGGTCCGTGAGCGCAAGATGGCTTCGCGC contains:
- a CDS encoding Mrp/NBP35 family ATP-binding protein, encoding MFARKSAVSKEAVMDVLRDVMDPELHRSIVELNMVKDIVVHDGTVRVDALLTISGCPLRETIIESIKTKVQTLPGVAQVDVHLGVMTQEQRQALIGQLRPGPQKQSPLLSPTSTTRILVIASGKGGVGKSTVTTNLAAALARRKRIVGIADADVYGYSIPHMLGVKGRPTVIDQMIIPLEREGIRVMSMGFMVDENEAVIWRGPMLHKAVTTFLSEVYWSDTQDLLIDLPPGTGDVSLTIAQTLPRAEMLIVTTPQPAAANVAYRAARMAEKVNMPVVGVVENMSYYLSAPGAEPSYIFGQGGGARLAEMIGAPLLGLIPLDPAIREGGDRGQPVVLTDPDAPSAQVFVQIADALLRGHA
- a CDS encoding 2-oxoacid:acceptor oxidoreductase subunit alpha, with translation MAKRINDMTIRLGGEAGQGVESGGAGFAQALSHGGLWLHTYTEYMSRIRGGLNFFQIRVADHPLWAHTEGVHVLLAFSPEAVTNYGPHIVEGGALMFDDTLKFDHDAVTRRNVQLFSMPLTKIAQDLGGNKIMANTCGLGALAGIIEYPFEFVADVIRRNFMRKGDAVVQGNLKVAEEGYKVGRDKYAGSFDWKVSPLGERPDRMLLNGNQAIGMGAVAAGCRFMSGYPMTPASSILEYIASHAKKFDIVVKQTEDEIAAILFAIGAGNAGARALTATSGGGFSLMVEALGLAGMAEVPVVIVEAQRPGPSTGMPTKTEQGDLLFALFASQGEFPRIVLAPGTQEECFHTAVRAFNLAEKWQCPVIVMTEFYLTTMMRTLMPTEFPIERVQIDRGELLTAEQLDRLGEPYLRYRDTPSGISPRALPGHPKAVHQACSDEHDEYGHFEDEDPANRLKMAGKRWRKFQNIVEDLHEPTLYGPEGAGITLMGWGSTYGAMREAVDLLNASGTRTNLLHFVDIWPFPEAKATPLIEAARQLVAVEGNQSGQFAHLVRAMTGRRADRMILRWDGRPLSPEYIIEKLEEAKVHA
- a CDS encoding 2-oxoacid:ferredoxin oxidoreductase subunit beta encodes the protein MLDVKTFNNPIKVTWCPGCGDYGILNAVKSALAQLEIHPHEVMFFSGIGCGSKLPDYMNANAFTTIHGRALPVAMGTKLANHDLNVICITGDGDGYGIGGNHFLNIMRRNPDIVHIAENNMVYGLTKGQYAPTSERGFITSTTPEGSIEIAFNPLTTAINGGALFVARGFSGDPKHLAKLIMAAIQHKGYALVDVLQPCVIYNKINTYDYYRERVYKLEEAGHNPADRDAAWHKAQEWGEKIPIGILYQVEGQPTYEEQVSELKAGPIAKRTLQPLTRAQADALRREFF
- a CDS encoding LptA/OstA family protein; the protein is MRALAATLGVLAGMWWLGIGAVAAPPSSAPASVNADDVRIDNSGTTLVATGHVAVVYGTLRVASDALRIYRPKGTATFTGHVAVTDERGRASAQVAMITVVNESRVTEIVLTGGASVETRSYALLADRIVADRQHNRLTAAGHATAFSQPDLIVTGALITYEDDPQHAVVRGEGATPATIQNRDGRIRGTRIDVSRKSGQALVTGPVDAEIYDASVTGADATIDLARATAVFTGHVTVSRQQGRLLADRLTVYYRVKRFVAEGATRMTFSDRDDSSSP
- a CDS encoding HD domain-containing phosphohydrolase, translating into MAPKDDGDVTLGADGSAGAGEAPAPRAVPLFSDQLRHLPLVVGAATGLYSMALLWGAHQGWNAAAAALSGLVGGLALAYKISPIVSYAGYLFGLLSVSLAVGAVDLGALAYGPWIVLGGALFPTWPACAGLAAADVVSLWVGLTTGRPPAPVALIASAAALVLIQAATVFVSREGRARSHLALTDPLTGLANRRLLDWRLAEELSQAERADGTFALVYLALQGFREVTVRAGRRVSDRILVQIAQILRDTTRAHDVVARLEGDEFAILAPGLGEAGAAAVVERIRAAVARATNFPYPVRLAAGWALAPSDGADATALVETAAAGAFEQKLHARSAGPALPVELMTALWSLPEGAQQLVRLLHSEGIELEEHLSRVGRWSLELGQMVALDPARLAALAQAALVHDVGKLVIPRSLLRKPGPLTPDEHAILVRHVTDGVAFLRALAVDDAVVAIVAAHHERWDGTGYPEGLAGGQIPLEARILAIADGCDAMTERRPYRKPWTVDEAIADVQLEGGRQFDPDLVNLIIPVLSAPE